A genomic segment from Bradyrhizobium diazoefficiens USDA 110 encodes:
- a CDS encoding transglycosylase SLT domain-containing protein: MSLFACLAFLHGSGGAYGGDGIMNPRRFAIVAPTFCGTVVLAGGIVGWLAGFGSAGTENARAVPIEDRAASLAATARLADEPQAIAMANAVVANATVASAEVATAAEPAAGTTTDTTAVSDKPESIVALPDPSQMLSADLPPVQESVGLGHRDVAQPAPTRCGASGGSSNSGPQDFRYLICYVWSELPPAEKPAAIVLRSFKDIPVGTPVEEIKRASDAFGLDFTFMKAVAKVESGFDPKQRTGSYIGLFQLSKYEFGKFGSGDILNPRDNAVAAAYKVIIEGILFQWVTHREPDLNDLYLIHQQGWEGAAEHLSQPNRIAWKSMCATSEGREKGEKWCRRAIWRNTLPAVKEAWKSVEKLTSEAFVGMWRERVAHFYSKYMTTATADAERAHQ, encoded by the coding sequence ATGAGCCTCTTCGCATGCTTGGCTTTTCTACACGGCTCCGGCGGAGCCTATGGAGGCGACGGCATCATGAACCCGCGGCGATTTGCGATAGTGGCGCCAACGTTTTGCGGGACGGTCGTTCTCGCGGGGGGGATCGTTGGCTGGCTGGCTGGCTTCGGTTCGGCCGGCACCGAGAACGCCCGCGCAGTGCCAATCGAGGACCGCGCAGCATCTCTCGCCGCCACCGCTCGGCTCGCGGATGAACCGCAGGCAATCGCAATGGCCAACGCCGTTGTCGCGAACGCCACTGTCGCTAGCGCCGAAGTGGCGACGGCCGCCGAACCCGCGGCAGGGACGACCACCGACACGACGGCGGTATCGGATAAGCCGGAATCGATCGTCGCGTTGCCCGATCCGTCGCAGATGCTGTCGGCCGATTTACCGCCTGTGCAGGAATCGGTGGGCTTGGGCCACCGTGATGTCGCCCAACCGGCGCCGACAAGGTGTGGTGCATCCGGCGGTTCCTCCAACTCGGGGCCGCAGGATTTTCGGTATCTCATTTGTTATGTCTGGTCCGAACTGCCGCCTGCCGAGAAGCCGGCTGCGATCGTCTTGCGTTCGTTCAAGGACATCCCGGTCGGAACGCCGGTGGAAGAGATCAAACGCGCGTCCGACGCTTTCGGTCTGGATTTCACTTTCATGAAGGCGGTGGCTAAGGTCGAGTCCGGTTTCGACCCCAAGCAACGCACCGGGTCGTATATCGGACTGTTCCAGCTGAGCAAATACGAGTTCGGCAAATTCGGCTCCGGAGACATTCTCAATCCCCGCGATAATGCCGTTGCGGCAGCCTACAAGGTCATCATCGAAGGCATTCTGTTTCAGTGGGTGACGCACAGGGAGCCGGACTTGAACGATCTCTACCTGATCCATCAGCAGGGCTGGGAGGGCGCCGCGGAGCACCTCAGCCAACCCAATCGCATAGCCTGGAAATCGATGTGCGCCACCAGCGAAGGCAGGGAGAAGGGCGAAAAATGGTGCAGGCGCGCGATCTGGCGCAATACGCTTCCGGCCGTCAAAGAGGCGTGGAAATCGGTGGAGAAGCTAACGTCGGAGGCGTTCGTCGGAATGTGGCGCGAGCGGGTTGCTCATTTCTATTCGAAATACATGACCACCGCCACCGCCGATGCCGAGCGGGCGCACCAGTAA
- a CDS encoding L,D-transpeptidase produces MQRAITTAVFAIFMLPAGIVHAQFLFEPQHTFWPGQYAHKHHHRQTNSETAPEPLPKGPLQIIISIADQRVSLFDNGALIARSSVSTGMEGHPTPLGVFSVISKQRWHRSNIYSAAPMPYMQRITWSGIALHAGVVPGHPASHGCIRLKSDFAVRLWHLTKRGTRVIIAHGDVQPVEITNPHLFQAKASSASSEFQTATVATKSIGTAAATQGSLVSNAETPEAASLQVPGSVPAASAPKKIVPISIFVSRKLSKLFVRQGFTPLFDVPVKIENSEEPLGTHVFTAMEFQNEGTAIRWTVVSIPDEFPRIEGATKGREAPVKQTALSVPSPDQANAVLNRIEIPQDTVERISKLLTPASSLIISDNGFSHETGKDTDFIVVTH; encoded by the coding sequence ATGCAGCGCGCGATAACAACGGCTGTATTCGCCATCTTCATGCTCCCTGCGGGGATCGTACACGCTCAATTTCTGTTTGAACCCCAACACACGTTCTGGCCGGGCCAATACGCTCACAAGCACCACCACCGGCAGACAAACTCTGAAACCGCGCCCGAGCCCCTTCCGAAGGGCCCGCTCCAGATCATCATCTCAATAGCAGACCAACGAGTCTCGCTTTTTGACAACGGCGCCCTGATTGCACGCTCTTCGGTGTCCACGGGAATGGAGGGGCATCCTACGCCCCTCGGCGTGTTCAGCGTTATCAGCAAACAACGATGGCACCGTTCAAATATTTATAGCGCCGCACCCATGCCCTACATGCAACGCATCACCTGGTCAGGGATAGCGTTGCACGCCGGTGTCGTGCCTGGGCATCCGGCGTCACACGGCTGCATCCGTTTGAAGAGTGATTTTGCCGTTCGACTCTGGCATCTCACGAAGCGCGGCACGCGCGTGATCATTGCGCACGGTGATGTCCAGCCGGTCGAGATAACCAATCCGCATCTTTTTCAAGCGAAAGCCTCGTCCGCTTCGTCGGAATTCCAGACTGCCACCGTCGCAACCAAGAGCATCGGTACAGCCGCAGCAACGCAGGGATCACTGGTGTCAAACGCGGAGACTCCGGAAGCCGCCAGTCTCCAGGTGCCGGGCTCGGTTCCCGCTGCAAGCGCGCCAAAAAAAATCGTCCCAATCTCCATCTTCGTCAGTCGTAAGTTGAGCAAGCTGTTCGTGCGTCAGGGATTCACGCCGTTGTTTGATGTCCCGGTCAAGATCGAAAATTCGGAGGAGCCGCTGGGAACACACGTGTTTACCGCAATGGAATTCCAGAACGAGGGAACGGCTATTCGCTGGACCGTCGTGTCGATTCCGGACGAATTTCCTCGCATCGAGGGTGCCACGAAAGGGCGCGAGGCGCCCGTGAAGCAAACCGCCCTATCGGTACCGTCGCCCGATCAGGCCAACGCTGTCCTCAACCGCATCGAAATACCTCAGGATACGGTTGAGAGGATCTCTAAACTTCTGACGCCGGCCTCTTCATTGATTATTTCCGACAACGGATTTAGCCATGAGACCGGAAAAGACACGGATTTCATCGTGGTAACGCATTGA